One region of Acidovorax sp. T1 genomic DNA includes:
- a CDS encoding lytic transglycosylase domain-containing protein, whose translation MHASLSILAPLSVVLSCALGAGAVRAQGGETDSNRAASLRQEAIAYEHGEGVARDPLRAVALYCASARLGDMQAQYNLGWMYAHGRGVARDDVAAAYFFRAAAEQGLGVAARMLQVVGGATDEVPECLRPPPPSPPAQLVAAPPGVNYQLTAPRKIVELVLKMAPQYQVEPQLALAIIAAESNFNTQALSPKNAQGLMQLIPETSERFNVKNPYDPAQNIRGGLTYLRWLLAYFEGDVALVAAAYNAGEGKVERYRGVPPYLETRAYVQRILKAVGATAHPFDRTVAPPSPALERIRLALRRK comes from the coding sequence ATGCATGCCAGCCTGTCGATCCTTGCGCCGCTGTCGGTGGTGTTGTCCTGCGCCTTGGGCGCGGGTGCGGTGCGGGCGCAAGGTGGCGAAACCGACAGCAACCGCGCCGCCAGCCTGCGCCAGGAGGCCATTGCCTACGAGCATGGCGAGGGCGTGGCGCGCGACCCGCTGCGCGCCGTGGCCCTGTATTGCGCCAGCGCGCGGCTTGGCGACATGCAGGCGCAATACAACTTGGGATGGATGTATGCCCATGGGCGCGGCGTGGCGCGCGACGATGTGGCGGCCGCCTACTTCTTCCGGGCCGCCGCCGAGCAGGGGCTGGGCGTGGCCGCGCGCATGTTGCAGGTGGTCGGCGGCGCCACCGACGAGGTGCCCGAGTGCCTGCGCCCCCCACCGCCGTCGCCGCCTGCGCAGCTTGTGGCAGCCCCGCCGGGGGTCAACTACCAGTTGACCGCGCCGCGCAAGATCGTGGAGCTGGTGCTCAAGATGGCGCCGCAATACCAGGTCGAGCCGCAGCTGGCACTGGCCATCATTGCCGCCGAATCGAACTTCAACACCCAGGCGCTGTCGCCCAAGAACGCGCAGGGCCTGATGCAGCTGATTCCCGAGACGAGCGAGCGCTTCAACGTCAAGAACCCGTATGACCCGGCGCAGAACATCCGTGGGGGCCTGACCTATCTGCGCTGGCTGCTGGCCTATTTCGAGGGCGACGTGGCGCTGGTGGCCGCCGCCTACAACGCGGGCGAGGGCAAGGTCGAGCGCTACCGCGGCGTGCCGCCCTACCTGGAGACACGCGCCTACGTGCAGCGCATCCTGAAGGCCGTTGGCGCCACCGCGCACCCGTTCGACCGCACCGTGGCCCCGCCATCGCCGGCGCTTGAACGCATTCGGCTGGCACTGCGGCGCAAGTAA
- a CDS encoding siderophore-interacting protein has product MSTPLSIAATAAHLAIERIRHPIQARHLQVVRRIQVSPGFVRLTLAGPELAGFASAGFDDHLKLILPQAGQERPSLPIVQDGRPVFSGPRPVLRDYTPARFDAAAGELDIEVALHEAGPASDWAAAAFVGQWVGIAGPRGSLVIPAGFDWHWLIGDETALPAISRRLAELPAHTRATVRIQVQNPADRRALLSAAQLDLQWVPALPAAVEELALPAGAGYIWAAGEHADMAAVRRAVLAKPGVDARRMRIAAYWKRGVADHHEDLATAAA; this is encoded by the coding sequence ATGAGCACACCTCTTTCCATCGCTGCGACTGCCGCACACCTGGCCATCGAACGCATTCGCCACCCGATCCAGGCACGCCATCTTCAGGTGGTGCGCCGCATCCAGGTCAGCCCCGGTTTTGTGCGGCTCACATTGGCGGGCCCGGAACTGGCCGGCTTTGCCAGTGCGGGCTTTGACGACCACCTCAAGCTCATCCTGCCGCAGGCCGGGCAGGAGCGCCCATCGTTGCCCATCGTGCAGGATGGCCGTCCCGTGTTCTCCGGGCCCCGCCCCGTGCTGCGCGACTACACCCCGGCGCGCTTTGACGCCGCCGCGGGTGAGCTGGACATCGAAGTCGCGCTGCACGAGGCCGGTCCGGCGTCGGACTGGGCGGCTGCGGCCTTTGTCGGCCAGTGGGTAGGCATTGCGGGGCCACGCGGCAGCCTGGTAATTCCTGCCGGTTTTGACTGGCACTGGCTCATCGGCGACGAGACCGCACTGCCCGCCATCTCCCGCCGCCTGGCCGAGCTGCCTGCACATACACGGGCCACCGTGCGCATCCAGGTGCAAAACCCTGCCGACCGGCGAGCGCTGCTCAGCGCGGCGCAGCTGGACCTGCAATGGGTGCCGGCCTTGCCTGCCGCCGTGGAAGAACTGGCGCTTCCTGCCGGCGCGGGCTACATCTGGGCTGCGGGTGAACATGCCGACATGGCCGCCGTGCGCCGCGCCGTGCTGGCCAAGCCGGGGGTGGATGCCAGGCGCATGCGCATCGCCGCCTACTGGAAGCGGGGCGTGGCCGATCACCATGAGGATCTGGCCACCGCAGCTGCATGA
- a CDS encoding MarR family winged helix-turn-helix transcriptional regulator: MTQRTRPDVLEAMHELMHAYRAHMVRAMADVHPGLTFNEMRALSFIGRHPGATQKELVRHSGADKAQVARMLGLLQDRGWLERLPHAEDKRSRCLTLSAEGATLYQALQASRQALSASVLAGCDEATQTQLLALLARVRGNLDALPAEQGDPVDCQRGD, from the coding sequence ATGACCCAGCGCACCCGCCCCGACGTCTTGGAAGCCATGCACGAGCTGATGCACGCCTACCGGGCGCACATGGTGCGCGCCATGGCGGACGTGCATCCCGGGCTGACATTCAATGAGATGCGTGCGCTCTCCTTCATTGGCCGCCACCCCGGCGCCACGCAAAAGGAGCTGGTGCGCCACAGCGGCGCGGACAAAGCGCAGGTCGCGCGCATGCTTGGCCTGCTGCAGGACAGGGGTTGGCTGGAGCGGCTGCCCCATGCCGAGGACAAACGCAGCCGCTGCCTCACCCTCAGCGCTGAAGGCGCCACCCTGTACCAGGCGCTGCAGGCTTCACGGCAAGCACTGTCAGCATCGGTGCTTGCCGGCTGCGACGAGGCCACGCAGACCCAGTTGCTGGCCTTGCTGGCGCGCGTGCGCGGCAACCTCGATGCCCTGCCCGCTGAGCAGGGCGATCCGGTCGATTGCCAGCGAGGCGATTGA